Proteins from a genomic interval of Kitasatospora kifunensis:
- a CDS encoding LysR family transcriptional regulator: MITSRQLEYVRAVARELHFTRAAQVLGIAQPALSQQIRKLERQLGVLLFERSNHRVELTAAGAALLAGAERILADLATVEQELRGWADGTLGRIRLGSLPGLTSRLARVLREFGAAYPRVEVELRELTTAEMTLALRAGQLDVAIVARHAGKTETDGDGLVYRALGAEPLVLISAATVGEPGSAQPSPRPACTQTTCAQATYAQATSVEPAPAEPAIAPAPAPPPAPTPPPAPTPPPTPTPALALALAFAEPPVPLATLHGTDLVGYPVGSTVRDIVMAALSLVGATPRFRFETRDPSAARALAAFGVAAAIVPRSVAEGPGHPVRIRRLTPEPQWTPTLAWSAERRPGSALAAFLDFAGGHPALATPMP, encoded by the coding sequence ATGATCACCTCGCGTCAGCTCGAGTACGTCCGCGCCGTGGCCCGGGAACTGCACTTCACCCGCGCGGCACAGGTGCTCGGCATCGCCCAGCCCGCGCTCTCCCAGCAGATCCGCAAGCTGGAACGACAGCTTGGCGTACTGCTGTTCGAGCGGAGCAATCATCGGGTCGAGCTGACGGCCGCCGGGGCCGCGTTACTCGCCGGCGCGGAACGGATCCTGGCCGACCTCGCCACGGTCGAGCAGGAGTTGCGCGGCTGGGCGGATGGCACCCTGGGACGGATCCGGCTGGGCAGCCTGCCCGGACTGACCAGCCGACTGGCCCGGGTGCTGCGCGAGTTCGGCGCGGCCTACCCCAGGGTGGAGGTGGAGCTGCGGGAGCTGACCACCGCGGAGATGACGCTCGCGCTGCGGGCGGGGCAGTTGGACGTGGCCATCGTGGCACGCCACGCGGGAAAGACCGAGACCGACGGGGACGGGCTGGTCTACCGCGCGCTCGGCGCCGAGCCACTGGTACTGATCAGCGCGGCCACGGTCGGCGAACCCGGGTCCGCCCAGCCCAGCCCCCGACCTGCGTGCACCCAAACCACCTGCGCCCAGGCCACGTACGCCCAGGCCACGTCCGTCGAACCGGCTCCCGCTGAACCCGCGATCGCACCCGCACCCGCTCCCCCGCCCGCTCCCACTCCCCCGCCTGCCCCCACGCCCCCGCCTACTCCCACGCCCGCGCTCGCCCTCGCTCTCGCGTTCGCCGAGCCGCCGGTGCCACTGGCGACGCTGCACGGCACCGATCTGGTCGGCTACCCGGTCGGGTCGACCGTGCGGGACATCGTCATGGCGGCGCTCAGCCTGGTCGGGGCCACTCCCCGGTTCCGCTTCGAGACCCGCGATCCGTCGGCCGCCCGAGCGCTGGCCGCCTTCGGCGTGGCCGCCGCGATCGTGCCGCGCTCGGTGGCCGAAGGCCCCGGTCACCCGGTCCGGATCCGCCGGTTGACCCCGGAGCCGCAGTGGACGCCCACCCTGGCCTGGTCGGCGGAGCGGCGCCCGGGCTCGGCCCTGGCCGCCTTCCTCGACTTCGCCGGCGGCCATCCGGCCTTGGCGACGCCCATGCCCTGA
- a CDS encoding cobalt-precorrin-6A reductase, whose translation MRHILILGGTTEGRRLAQELAQKPGIRVTSSLAGRVSEPRLPPGEVRVGGFGGAIGLADWLREHQVDTLVDATHPFAQVISRNAAEAASATAVPLLALRRPGWQPVPGDRWHLVDSLEQAAAVLPTLGRRALLTTGRLGLSTFARVDGVHLVARSVEPPDPPLPPDLTVLLSRGPFQLDDERAVFREHRIDVLVTKDSGGAATAPKLTVARELALPVLIVRRPALPDGIREVSDVAGVLAALGLGRDPSDNVPG comes from the coding sequence GTGCGACACATCCTGATCCTGGGCGGCACCACCGAAGGCCGCAGGCTCGCCCAGGAGTTGGCCCAGAAGCCCGGCATCCGGGTGACCAGCTCGCTGGCCGGGCGGGTGAGCGAGCCCCGACTGCCACCGGGCGAGGTTCGGGTGGGCGGGTTCGGCGGGGCGATCGGGCTGGCGGACTGGCTGCGCGAGCACCAGGTGGACACCCTGGTCGACGCCACCCACCCGTTTGCCCAGGTGATCAGCCGCAATGCGGCCGAGGCGGCGTCCGCCACGGCGGTCCCCCTGCTCGCACTGCGCCGCCCCGGCTGGCAGCCCGTCCCGGGCGACCGGTGGCACCTGGTGGACTCGCTGGAGCAGGCCGCCGCCGTGCTGCCGACGCTGGGCCGCCGCGCGCTGCTGACCACCGGGCGGCTCGGCCTGTCCACCTTCGCCCGGGTCGACGGCGTGCACCTGGTGGCCCGCTCGGTCGAGCCGCCCGACCCGCCGCTGCCGCCGGACCTGACGGTGCTGCTCAGCCGTGGCCCGTTCCAGCTGGACGACGAGCGCGCGGTCTTCCGCGAGCACCGGATCGACGTGCTGGTGACCAAGGACAGCGGCGGCGCGGCCACCGCGCCGAAGCTCACGGTGGCACGCGAGTTGGCGCTTCCGGTGCTGATCGTGCGTCGTCCGGCGCTGCCGGACGGCATCCGGGAGGTATCCGATGTGGCGGGAGTGCTGGCCGCGTTGGGGCTGGGACGCGACCCGAGTGACAACGTGCCGGGGTGA
- a CDS encoding GNAT family N-acetyltransferase, which produces MTLTLTGPDGLLLRPWGEEDAQAVLAAAASVDTLPVASQAQAEQWLAAQRQGWERGERFAFAVLVGGELLGQSVLKRPDPEAPAAEVGYWTAGPARGRGLAPRALAVLTDWAFAEFPVERLELFHHLDNAASCRVAQKTGYGLTAVVPPKPPFPTEAHLHVRERPAS; this is translated from the coding sequence ATGACACTGACCTTGACCGGCCCGGACGGCCTGCTGCTGCGCCCCTGGGGCGAGGAGGACGCGCAGGCCGTGCTCGCGGCCGCGGCCTCGGTGGACACGCTGCCGGTGGCCAGCCAGGCGCAGGCCGAGCAGTGGTTGGCGGCCCAGCGCCAGGGGTGGGAGCGCGGCGAGCGGTTCGCGTTCGCGGTGCTGGTGGGCGGCGAGCTCCTCGGTCAGAGTGTGCTCAAGCGGCCCGATCCCGAGGCGCCCGCGGCCGAGGTGGGCTACTGGACGGCGGGTCCGGCACGCGGCCGTGGCCTCGCGCCACGGGCGCTTGCGGTGCTGACCGACTGGGCGTTCGCCGAATTCCCGGTGGAGCGCCTGGAGTTGTTCCACCACTTGGACAACGCGGCGTCCTGCCGGGTGGCGCAGAAGACGGGCTACGGGCTGACGGCGGTGGTTCCGCCCAAGCCGCCGTTCCCGACCGAGGCCCACCTGCACGTCCGCGAGCGCCCGGCGAGCTGA
- a CDS encoding FAD-dependent oxidoreductase: MTEHLVIIGADAAGMSAASQARRRRGPEELRITAFERGSVTSYSACGIPYWVGGEVAEAAELIARTPEQHRARGIDLRLRTEVTALDPDGRRVRSRDLDTGAEQWTAYDHLVIATGAEPVRPALPGFDAPGVHTAHTLPDGQALLDTLGTLGTLGTLGTHDTLGTHDTLDGEPAERPRRAVVVGGGYIGIEMAEAMLRRGHRVTLVHRTPEPMPGLDPEMGALVRRGMAELGIEVIPGAEATEVLLGPDGRPRAVRSTAGEHPADLVVLGLGVRPRTALARAADLPLGVHGGLRTDERMRVLDGAGAPLPGLWAGGDCVEVRHLVSGRHQHVALGTHANKHGLVIGTNLGGGEAAFPGVVGTAITKICDLEIARTGLNEREATAAGLRWTATVVESTAQAGYYPGAAWMTVKLLAEQGSGRLLGLQIVGGAGAAKRIDIAAMALGSRLTVQELIFQDLAYAPPFSPVWDPVLVAARKAAARL, encoded by the coding sequence ATGACGGAGCATCTGGTGATCATCGGCGCGGACGCGGCCGGTATGTCGGCCGCCTCACAGGCCAGGCGGAGGCGTGGCCCCGAGGAGCTGCGGATCACCGCCTTCGAGCGCGGCTCGGTCACCTCCTACTCGGCCTGCGGAATCCCGTACTGGGTCGGCGGCGAGGTCGCCGAGGCCGCGGAGTTGATCGCCCGCACGCCCGAGCAGCACCGCGCCCGTGGCATCGACCTGCGGCTGCGCACCGAGGTGACCGCGCTGGACCCGGACGGGCGCCGGGTGCGCAGCCGTGACCTGGACACCGGCGCCGAGCAGTGGACGGCCTACGACCACCTGGTCATCGCCACCGGCGCGGAGCCGGTGCGCCCCGCGCTGCCGGGCTTCGACGCGCCCGGCGTGCACACCGCCCACACCCTGCCGGACGGCCAGGCCCTGCTCGACACCCTCGGCACCCTGGGCACCCTCGGCACCCTGGGCACCCACGACACCCTGGGCACCCACGACACCCTCGATGGCGAGCCTGCCGAGCGGCCGCGCCGGGCCGTGGTGGTCGGTGGCGGCTACATCGGCATCGAGATGGCGGAGGCCATGCTGCGGCGCGGCCACCGGGTCACGCTGGTGCACCGTACGCCCGAGCCGATGCCCGGACTCGACCCGGAGATGGGCGCGCTGGTCCGGCGCGGCATGGCCGAGTTGGGCATCGAGGTGATCCCGGGCGCCGAGGCCACCGAGGTGCTGCTCGGCCCGGACGGGCGCCCGCGCGCGGTCCGCAGTACGGCGGGTGAGCACCCGGCCGATCTGGTGGTGCTCGGCCTCGGGGTCCGCCCGCGCACCGCGCTGGCCCGCGCCGCCGACCTGCCGTTGGGCGTGCACGGCGGGTTGCGCACCGACGAGCGGATGCGGGTGCTGGACGGCGCGGGCGCACCGCTGCCCGGGCTCTGGGCGGGCGGGGACTGCGTGGAGGTGCGCCACCTGGTCTCCGGGCGCCACCAGCACGTCGCGCTCGGCACCCACGCCAACAAGCACGGCCTGGTGATCGGCACCAACCTGGGTGGCGGCGAGGCGGCCTTCCCCGGTGTGGTGGGCACGGCGATCACCAAGATCTGCGACCTGGAGATCGCCAGGACCGGCTTGAACGAACGCGAGGCGACGGCGGCGGGCCTGCGCTGGACCGCCACCGTCGTCGAGTCGACCGCGCAGGCCGGTTACTACCCGGGCGCGGCCTGGATGACCGTCAAGCTGCTGGCCGAGCAGGGCAGTGGTCGGCTGCTCGGCCTGCAGATCGTCGGCGGCGCCGGCGCGGCGAAGCGGATCGACATCGCCGCGATGGCGCTGGGTTCCCGACTCACGGTGCAGGAGCTGATCTTCCAGGACCTGGCCTACGCCCCGCCGTTCTCGCCGGTCTGGGACCCGGTCCTGGTGGCCGCCCGGAAGGCGGCCGCCAGGCTTTGA
- the cbiE gene encoding precorrin-6y C5,15-methyltransferase (decarboxylating) subunit CbiE, which produces MSSALSRPPVTVVGIGADGWDGLATISREALTAAEVVIGGPRQLALLPATVTAERIAWPSPLRPAVPGLFAAHAERRVAVLASGDPMFFGIGRTLSEELGAERLRVLPHPSSVSYACARLGWALEETSTVSLVGRDTATLVGALFDGQRLLVLSANASTPATVAALLREHGFGPSELHVLEQLGGPGERAVSGTAEGWTQQPGDPLNIVAVNCRADRQERRRPALVPGLVDELYDSDGQLTKRHVRAATLATLAPAPGELLWDIGGGSGSIAIEWLRAHRSCQAVSVERDPVRAERITRNAAALGVPRLRVVTGAAPAALAELPKPDVVFIGGGLTAPGLLAACWAALGPGGRLVANTVTLESEALLTEWYRRHGGELLRLAVAHAVPVGGFTGWRQAMPVTQWSVRKPVEPREPVEPVESEAL; this is translated from the coding sequence TTGAGCAGCGCCCTGTCGAGACCGCCGGTGACGGTCGTGGGGATCGGGGCGGACGGCTGGGACGGACTCGCGACCATCTCCCGCGAGGCGTTGACGGCGGCCGAGGTGGTGATCGGCGGCCCCCGGCAACTGGCCCTGCTGCCCGCCACGGTGACCGCCGAGCGCATCGCCTGGCCCTCGCCGCTGCGCCCGGCCGTGCCCGGTCTGTTCGCGGCGCATGCCGAGCGGCGGGTGGCGGTGCTGGCCAGCGGTGACCCGATGTTCTTCGGGATCGGGCGCACCCTGAGCGAGGAGCTGGGCGCCGAGCGGCTGCGGGTACTGCCGCACCCCTCCTCCGTCTCCTACGCCTGCGCGCGGCTTGGCTGGGCACTGGAGGAGACCAGTACGGTCAGCCTGGTGGGACGGGACACGGCCACCCTGGTCGGCGCGCTCTTCGACGGGCAGCGGCTGCTAGTGCTGAGCGCGAACGCGAGCACCCCGGCCACCGTGGCGGCCCTGCTGCGCGAGCACGGCTTCGGGCCGAGCGAGCTGCACGTACTGGAGCAGCTGGGCGGGCCCGGCGAGCGCGCCGTGAGCGGGACGGCCGAGGGCTGGACGCAGCAGCCCGGCGATCCGCTGAACATCGTCGCCGTGAACTGCCGCGCCGATCGGCAGGAGCGTCGGCGGCCCGCCCTGGTTCCCGGCCTGGTGGACGAACTGTACGATAGCGACGGACAATTGACGAAGCGTCATGTCCGCGCGGCGACCCTGGCCACTCTCGCGCCGGCTCCCGGTGAACTGCTCTGGGACATCGGCGGCGGTTCGGGCAGCATCGCGATCGAATGGCTGCGCGCACACCGCAGTTGTCAGGCCGTCAGTGTGGAGCGCGACCCGGTGCGGGCCGAGCGGATCACCCGCAACGCGGCCGCTCTCGGCGTGCCACGGCTGCGCGTGGTGACCGGCGCCGCGCCCGCCGCGCTGGCCGAACTGCCCAAGCCCGACGTGGTGTTCATCGGCGGCGGGCTGACCGCGCCCGGTCTGCTGGCGGCCTGCTGGGCGGCGCTGGGCCCCGGTGGGCGGCTGGTCGCCAACACCGTGACGCTGGAGTCGGAGGCGCTGCTCACCGAGTGGTACCGGCGGCACGGCGGGGAGTTGCTGCGGCTCGCCGTGGCGCACGCGGTGCCGGTCGGCGGGTTCACCGGGTGGCGGCAGGCGATGCCGGTGACCCAGTGGTCCGTCCGCAAGCCCGTGGAACCAAGAGAGCCCGTAGAACCAGTGGAGAGTGAGGCGCTGTGA
- a CDS encoding AAA family ATPase — protein MTQQMSTVVLMCGLPGAGKTTYATELTRRGYVRLSIDEVVWQRLGQRDAGLVLEEEAFDQLKEEVRSEQRQELVELMLAGRDVVVDYSFWSRAARDDYKALIESHGCQWELVHLKADRTTLERRLEVRNGEDGANSVTVDEKLFNRYLANFEEPNGEGEQVFVQSWT, from the coding sequence GTGACGCAGCAAATGAGCACGGTGGTGTTGATGTGCGGTCTTCCGGGAGCAGGCAAGACCACCTACGCGACGGAACTGACCCGACGCGGCTACGTGCGACTCTCCATCGACGAGGTGGTCTGGCAACGGCTCGGGCAGCGCGATGCCGGCCTGGTGCTGGAGGAGGAAGCGTTCGACCAGCTCAAGGAGGAGGTCCGCAGCGAACAGCGGCAGGAACTGGTCGAGCTGATGCTGGCCGGGCGCGATGTAGTGGTGGACTACAGCTTCTGGAGCCGCGCCGCCCGCGATGATTACAAGGCACTGATCGAGAGCCACGGCTGCCAGTGGGAACTGGTCCATCTCAAGGCCGACCGGACGACGCTGGAGCGTCGCCTCGAGGTCCGCAACGGCGAGGACGGCGCCAACTCCGTCACCGTGGATGAGAAGCTCTTCAACCGCTACCTGGCCAACTTCGAGGAGCCAAACGGAGAGGGCGAGCAGGTCTTCGTCCAGTCCTGGACTTGA
- the cobM gene encoding precorrin-4 C(11)-methyltransferase translates to MTVYFIGAGPGAADLITVRGARTLASCQVCLYAGSLVPVELLEQCPPGARLVDTARLNLDEITAELLTAHGAGQDVARLHSGDPSVFSAVAEQMRRLDAAGVPYEVVPGVPAFAAAAAALKRELTVPTVGQTVILTRIAQQATPMPEGEDLATLGRSGALLVLHLAARYVDRVVAELLPHYGADCPVAVVAMASRPDELVLRGTLAEIAEQVRAAGVIRTAVIMVGRTLGAEQFPDSHLYSARRDRSCQLP, encoded by the coding sequence GTGACCGTCTACTTCATCGGTGCCGGCCCCGGCGCCGCCGACCTGATCACCGTGCGCGGGGCGCGGACGCTGGCGAGCTGCCAGGTGTGCCTGTACGCGGGCAGCCTGGTGCCGGTCGAGCTGCTGGAGCAGTGCCCGCCCGGCGCGCGGCTGGTGGACACCGCGCGGCTGAACCTGGACGAGATCACCGCCGAACTGCTCACCGCGCACGGGGCCGGCCAGGACGTGGCCCGACTGCACTCAGGCGACCCGTCGGTGTTCAGCGCGGTCGCCGAGCAGATGCGCCGCCTGGATGCGGCCGGCGTGCCCTACGAGGTGGTGCCGGGCGTGCCCGCCTTCGCGGCTGCCGCAGCAGCCCTGAAGCGGGAGTTGACCGTCCCGACGGTGGGCCAGACGGTGATCCTGACCAGGATCGCCCAACAGGCCACCCCGATGCCCGAGGGCGAGGATCTGGCCACCCTCGGACGCAGCGGCGCGCTGCTGGTGCTGCACCTGGCGGCCCGGTATGTCGACCGGGTGGTGGCCGAGTTGCTGCCGCACTACGGCGCCGACTGCCCGGTTGCGGTGGTCGCGATGGCCAGCCGCCCGGACGAGCTGGTGCTGCGCGGCACGCTGGCCGAGATCGCCGAACAGGTGCGGGCGGCCGGGGTGATCAGGACTGCGGTGATCATGGTCGGCCGCACGCTCGGCGCCGAGCAGTTCCCGGACAGTCACCTGTACTCGGCCCGGCGCGACCGGTCCTGCCAGCTGCCGTAG
- a CDS encoding lactonase family protein — MRSILRTTSVLAAAGAALAATVLGIGPASASDQQQHYAAPVFVQSDSPDGNTVVAYHRAADGSLHQAGVYATGGRGGVLAGSMVDHLASQGSLAYDARHRLLYAVNAGSDTVTVFAVHGDRLERRQVLASGGSFPVGVAVHGDQVYLLNALDGGSVQGFRRVGEQLRPLADQHRVLGLDPSAIPQFTHTPGQLAVTPDGHALVVTTKAGGQSIDVFPLGPGGALAPTPVVNAEPGAVPFGFVFDARGHLQVTEAGPNAVATFAIGRDGHLTPLGQTPTGQAATCWLATAGGHLYASNAGSASLSTFGSDTHGALTPLGNTPTDPGTVDAAASADGHYLYVQTGGKGVVDEFRVRADGALSRVGSVTVPGGVGGEGIVAL; from the coding sequence ATGCGCTCCATCCTGCGTACCACCAGCGTCCTGGCTGCCGCCGGGGCCGCGCTCGCCGCCACCGTGCTGGGGATCGGCCCCGCCTCGGCCAGCGACCAGCAACAGCACTACGCCGCACCGGTGTTCGTGCAGAGCGACAGCCCTGACGGCAACACCGTTGTGGCCTACCACAGGGCGGCGGACGGCAGCCTGCACCAGGCCGGCGTGTACGCCACCGGCGGCCGCGGCGGAGTGCTGGCCGGTTCGATGGTCGACCACCTCGCCTCACAGGGCTCGCTGGCCTACGACGCGCGCCACCGGCTGCTCTACGCGGTGAACGCGGGCAGCGACACCGTCACCGTCTTCGCCGTCCACGGCGACCGGCTGGAGCGGCGCCAGGTGCTGGCCAGCGGCGGCAGCTTCCCGGTCGGCGTCGCGGTCCACGGTGACCAGGTCTACCTGCTCAACGCGCTCGACGGCGGCTCGGTGCAGGGCTTCCGACGAGTCGGCGAGCAGCTGCGGCCACTGGCCGACCAGCACCGCGTACTCGGCCTGGACCCGTCCGCCATACCGCAGTTCACCCACACCCCCGGGCAGCTCGCGGTCACCCCGGACGGGCACGCGCTGGTGGTCACCACCAAGGCCGGCGGCCAGAGCATCGACGTCTTCCCGCTCGGCCCCGGCGGCGCGCTCGCCCCCACCCCGGTGGTGAACGCCGAGCCGGGCGCGGTGCCGTTCGGCTTCGTCTTCGACGCCCGCGGCCACCTGCAGGTCACCGAGGCCGGCCCGAACGCGGTGGCCACCTTCGCCATCGGCCGCGACGGACACCTCACCCCCCTCGGCCAGACACCCACCGGCCAGGCCGCAACCTGCTGGCTGGCCACGGCCGGTGGCCACCTCTACGCCTCCAACGCAGGCAGCGCGAGCCTGTCCACCTTCGGGAGCGACACCCACGGCGCGCTCACCCCCCTCGGCAACACCCCCACCGACCCGGGCACCGTGGACGCGGCAGCATCCGCTGACGGGCACTACCTCTACGTGCAGACGGGCGGCAAGGGCGTGGTGGACGAGTTCCGGGTACGGGCGGACGGCGCACTGAGCCGCGTCGGCTCGGTCACGGTGCCGGGTGGGGTGGGCGGCGAGGGGATCGTGGCACTCTGA
- a CDS encoding glycosyl hydrolase family 8: MPRRIAAPAARSILAASTALATTALGLGLAGAAPAMAAGPAHAFPSHTAYQVGVMPSASQSSRDAAVEKQYDSWKSTYLHHGCASNEYYVSTKGDSDAPNNGPVSEGQGYGMNIVPLMAGYDANAQSEFNGLWQLVKDHKDQYGLMQWKLDGKTCKYADQNTPDGATDGDLDIGYGLILADKQWGGYSADAKAWLAAFYAHDVAPDGHLKCEDDGPNTDTRPSDMMLDHLRAFAAYDTSHDWNKVVQRTEAVISEFTKAHSPSGGLLSDFVVNANTTSPKPAPADYQEDQPDNIVGYNSIRVPWHLGTDALLYGGSAAAVSLSTAKLESACLKKESGGNPQNVYPHTNLNCTPYSTSDQAEEAGDSVGPAAMAAGDQAWTDAIWKQLSQNPFGDGYFGETIKTLVYLVMAGDYWRP; encoded by the coding sequence ATGCCCCGTCGGATCGCCGCTCCCGCCGCCCGCTCCATACTCGCCGCCAGCACGGCGCTGGCCACCACCGCCCTCGGCCTCGGCCTGGCCGGCGCCGCCCCCGCCATGGCGGCCGGCCCCGCACACGCCTTTCCCAGTCACACCGCCTACCAGGTCGGCGTCATGCCCTCGGCCTCGCAGTCCAGCCGCGACGCGGCGGTGGAGAAGCAGTACGACTCCTGGAAGTCGACCTATCTGCACCACGGTTGCGCGAGCAACGAGTACTACGTCTCCACCAAGGGCGACAGCGACGCCCCCAACAACGGCCCGGTCTCCGAGGGCCAGGGCTACGGCATGAACATCGTGCCGCTGATGGCTGGCTACGACGCCAACGCGCAGAGCGAGTTCAACGGCCTGTGGCAGCTGGTCAAGGACCACAAGGACCAGTACGGCCTGATGCAGTGGAAGTTGGACGGCAAGACCTGCAAGTACGCCGACCAGAACACGCCCGACGGCGCCACCGACGGCGACCTCGACATCGGCTACGGCCTCATTCTGGCTGACAAGCAGTGGGGCGGCTACAGCGCCGACGCCAAGGCCTGGCTGGCCGCCTTCTACGCCCACGACGTCGCCCCCGACGGGCACTTGAAGTGCGAGGACGACGGTCCGAACACCGACACCCGACCGTCCGACATGATGCTCGACCACCTGCGCGCCTTCGCCGCCTACGACACCTCGCACGACTGGAACAAGGTGGTCCAGCGCACCGAGGCCGTGATCAGCGAGTTCACCAAGGCCCACTCCCCCAGCGGCGGGCTGCTCTCCGACTTCGTGGTGAACGCCAACACCACCAGCCCCAAGCCCGCGCCCGCCGACTACCAGGAGGACCAGCCGGACAACATCGTCGGCTACAACTCCATCCGGGTCCCCTGGCACCTGGGCACCGACGCACTGCTCTACGGCGGCAGCGCGGCGGCGGTCTCGCTGAGCACCGCCAAGCTCGAATCCGCCTGCCTGAAGAAGGAGTCGGGCGGAAACCCGCAGAACGTCTACCCCCACACCAACCTCAACTGCACCCCGTACAGCACCAGCGACCAGGCCGAGGAGGCCGGCGACTCGGTGGGCCCGGCCGCGATGGCGGCCGGTGACCAGGCCTGGACGGACGCGATCTGGAAGCAGCTGAGCCAGAACCCGTTCGGCGACGGCTACTTCGGCGAGACCATCAAGACGCTGGTCTACCTGGTGATGGCCGGCGACTACTGGCGGCCGTAA
- a CDS encoding DMT family transporter, producing MSAGRGLLYLLLSAASWGTAGAAAALLYGASGLGPVALTFWRAAGGSALLLAVLAARRRRPAPTRRRPLARRDIAVNGLGLTLFQIGYFEAVHGTGLAVGTVVTLGAAPVLVALGACLLLREPLGGAGAAAVLGALAGLAVLMLGGATTVRPAGVAWALLSAAGYACITLYGRRSSANQTDALTTTLHSFLVCALVLLPFAAAEGLWPHQHDLGRTLLVLLYLAAVPTALGYALYFTGVTVVRATTAAVIALIEPVSATAIAVTALGEHLSSATVAGSAVLLLAVTALAVAETRLAVRTRRVGEDGGAARPGALVGER from the coding sequence TTGTCCGCCGGGCGGGGCCTGCTCTACCTGCTGCTCTCGGCCGCCTCCTGGGGCACCGCCGGGGCGGCCGCCGCCCTGCTCTACGGCGCCAGCGGCCTCGGCCCGGTGGCGCTCACCTTCTGGCGCGCGGCCGGCGGCTCCGCGCTGCTGCTCGCGGTGCTCGCCGCCCGCCGCCGACGTCCCGCCCCTACCCGTCGCCGACCCCTCGCGCGGCGCGACATCGCCGTCAACGGCCTTGGCCTGACGCTCTTCCAGATCGGCTACTTCGAGGCGGTGCACGGCACAGGCCTGGCCGTCGGCACGGTGGTCACCCTCGGCGCCGCGCCCGTCCTGGTCGCCCTCGGCGCCTGCCTGCTGCTGCGCGAACCGCTCGGCGGGGCTGGCGCGGCGGCCGTGCTCGGCGCACTGGCCGGGCTCGCGGTGCTGATGCTCGGCGGCGCCACCACCGTGCGGCCCGCCGGGGTGGCCTGGGCGCTGCTCTCGGCGGCCGGCTACGCCTGCATCACCCTCTACGGCCGCCGCAGTTCTGCCAACCAGACCGACGCGCTGACCACCACACTCCACTCGTTCCTGGTCTGCGCGCTCGTGCTGCTCCCGTTCGCAGCCGCCGAGGGCCTCTGGCCGCACCAGCACGACCTCGGCCGCACCCTGCTGGTGCTGCTCTACCTGGCCGCCGTGCCCACCGCACTCGGCTACGCGCTCTACTTCACCGGCGTCACCGTGGTCCGGGCCACCACGGCCGCCGTGATAGCCCTGATCGAACCGGTCAGCGCCACCGCCATCGCCGTCACCGCCCTGGGCGAGCACCTGTCGTCTGCCACGGTGGCGGGCTCGGCGGTGCTGCTGCTCGCGGTGACGGCGTTGGCGGTGGCCGAGACCCGCCTCGCGGTCCGCACCCGCAGGGTGGGGGAGGACGGCGGCGCGGCGCGACCGGGCGCATTGGTCGGGGAACGCTAG